The Bacillus sp. FJAT-27916 genomic interval TAAGTTTTTCGTAAAGGATCGAGATACCTGTAAATATTGATGGAAGAAGTGCTGGGAATCTGTCATAAGTTCACCGCCTTTTAGTTACCTAGGTAACTATACTCCTCTATCGAATAAAAATCCAGTCTATTGTTTAAAAAAGGATAAATAGGAGCGAAAGGTACCCCTCGACAGTGTAAAAAGTTAAGGGATAGGATGTTATTTTTCCTGCATTTGGGTATAGAGTGATATATTTGTTTCTGTGAAAACATTATAAATAGGATAAGGGGCAGTAATATGAGAGAATTATTCACCATGTTAAAAAAAGGAAATGTAAGTGCGTTTATGGCGGCAATTGTTAACTTCATCATCTCCGTTATTAAAGGAACGGCCTACATTTTTACCGGAAATGTGGCATTGTTTGCAGAGACGCTTCACAGCTTAGGAGATGCCGCTAATCAATTTTTCGTATTCATCGGTTCTGCCCTTTCGAAAAAGGCACCGACAGGGAGATTTCCCAATGGATTTGGGCGTCTGGTCAATTTAGTGCTTCTTGGTGCCGTTCTAATTGTAGGGATCATGTCTTATGAAACGATTAAAGAAGGATACCTTCATATTATCGATCCGACAGAATCTAGTTATTTTCTTGTCAGTTTAGGGGTCTTGTTCATCAGCGTCGTTCTTGAGTCTTTCGTTCTGTTGAAGGCGATGCGCGAGATTATGCATGAGACCGGTGAAGAGGTACAGGGGATTTCGTATATTTACAAGAGCTTTAGCAGGTTCAAGGATGCTAAACCAGCTACAAGGCTTGTTTTTCTAGAGGATTTGGTCGCAACAAGCGGCGGTCTTTTGGCCATTATTGCTATCATCATTTCACACTATACTCCGTTTCATGCAGCAGAGGGTCTGGCCTCCATCATGATTGGGCTTCTTATGCTGATTGTTGTCGGGAAGGTTTTCCTTGATAATGCTGCGGGTGCGCTCGGTGAGGCAGATGAGGTGATGGAGCAATATATAGGGGATAAGGTAATCAATGAACAGGGTATCAGAGATGTACAGGATGTTGTGGTCATCAAAGAGGGCGAGGATTTCCATGTGGAAGTCAGCGTAGAGATTGATCCTAGTATGACCGTGGCAGAAATGGATGATATTAAAGATCGTTTGAAGGAAAAGCTTCTTCAGGAAAAAGGCGTTGTAGATGTATTGGTTGATTTTGATGAGGATGATGGAGTCCGTACATGGAAGAAATCGAGTAAACCGCTTGAAGAAATCTATGAGAAATAACGATAAATCATTTTTGGCAGATATATGAGGGCTTCCTATTTCATATGTCTGCCGTATGTATGACAGGAGGTTAGAGCTTTTGGGGAAGAAGAAAAAGGCGTTGATTATTGGGGCCACAGGTTTGGTGGGGAATGAACTTTTACATAGATTGCTTGATTCAGATTTGTATGGCCACGTAACCGCACTCGTCCGTCGTCCGATGGGTCTTGCGAATCCAAAGCTCCATGAGCGAATCATTGATTTTGACAATATGGAGTCAATGGCGAGTGAATTTGCAGTAGATGAGGTGTTTTGCTGCCTCGGCACTACCATCAAGAAGGCCGGATCAAAGGAGGCTTTTCGGAAGGTCGATTATGAGTATCCATTAAAGGCAGCTGAGTTAGCGAAGGCACAAGGAGTGAGTCAATACTTGGTCATTTCAGCCATTGGGGCAAATCCTGAGACAAAGGTTTTCTATTCAAGGGTGAAGGGGGAGCTTGAGAGTGCTTTAATTACTCTGCAATTTGATTCCTTGCAGCTCATACATCCTTCCTTGCTTCTTGGAAAAAGAGATGAATTCCGTACAGCAGAAGCATTGAGCGGATGGTTAAGCCCTGTGTTTTCCCCTCTTCTACGAGGAAGGCTTGCTAGATTTAAGCCGATTAAGGCAGAGGAAGTTGCAGCAGCTATGGTTCAAATCGCTGCTGATAGTGAAAAAGGAACTAATATATATGAATGGCCGGAGCTTCATGAAGCGGCAAAGAGAAACCCATAAGAAAGGCACGAATGCAGATGGAGCATTCGTGCCTTTTTAAAGGCTATAATTCCGGCATATCCAATCGATACAGGCTCTGATAGGTCTCATTTGTTTGCATGAGCTCTGTATGTGAGCCATCCATGCTGATTGTACCATCTTCAAGGAAAAGGATACGATCCATGCTCTCAGCCCCTGCCAGATGGTGGGTAATCCAAATGATGGTTTTCGCTCGAAGGGTATCAAAGATCGTCTTCAATAGCTGCCTTTCTGTTAGGGCATCGAGTCCAACTGTCGGTTCATCCAGGATAACGATTGGTGTATTCTGAAGAAGAATGCGGGCAAGCGCAATTCGCTGTCTTTCTCCCCCGGAAAACCGGCTGCCAAGCTCATGCATTCTTGTCTCATATCCTTTAGGCAGGGAAGAGATATAGTCATGTATATGAACTTGTTTAGCTGCCTCAATGACTTCCTCATCCGTAGCACCGGGATTGCCAAGGCGGATGTTATTCATGACGGTTGTATCGAATAAATGCGGTTTTTGCTGTAAGACTGACACAACACTTGAGAGATCTCCAAGCTCGTTGACTGGCTGACCACCAAGTGTGATGATCCCTTTTTGCGGTGCATAGGCCGCTAAAATTAATTTGGCTAATGTACTTTTGCCTGTTCCGCTCTTCCCAAGCAAAGCGACTTTTTCTCCTGCTTGAATAAAAAGGGATAAATTCCTTAAGACAGGTAAAGCACCATTGTCATAGGAGAAGGTGACATCATGAAACTGAATAGGTAAAGAATTTGCCTCTTTCAGTGTACTGCTCTTCACTTGATCATGAGTTTCTGCCGGCTTCTGCTCCTGCAGGGCATTCATCCTGTCTAAAGAGCTTTGATAGCTCGGAATTTGACTGACCGCATCAGAAAGCGGAGCGAATGCATCAATGAGCGGGAAGACGACCAGGACAAAGGCGGCAATCCAGCTTGGCTCAAATCGGCCAGCTTCAACGCTCAAGGAAATCCAGCAGGCCATCCCAATAATAATGATGAGGATGACAAGGTGAAAAAGAAGGTTGCGGCTGCGCTGAAATTTCGTAAGCTGGGCTTCAATCTCATCCATTTTTCTTTCATCCTGTTCATACCGTTGAATGAAATCAGCCTGTCTGCCGCTGATCATCCAGTCTCCTGCACCCATGACAGCATCGGTCAATAATTGATAGAGACCATTTCTGGCGTCCTTCATTTTCGCATGACGGGCATGTGTGGCCAGAAGGGAGACAAGCGGGAATAGGATGACTAGGACAAATAGCAACAGCAGCATAAATAAAGCGAATGGGATGGAGAAATAGCCAAGCCCTAATACAATCATGACATACAACAACACACTGATCACGGCTGGGAAAATCGTTTTGATATAGACATCCTGTAAATGTTCAATATCATCTGCAAGCACGCCCAGCAGGTCGCCAGTCTTGAAGCGGGAACGGAAATCCAGGGCATTTGGTTCCAGTGCTTTATAGAGACGGACGCGCATACGGGAGAGTATCTTCAAAACCATACTATGGCCGCTCAATCGCTCTGCATAGCGGAATGCAGGGCGTGATACCCCAAACAGCCTGACAAGCACGATTGGTACATAAACCAAGAGAATATTCTCAGGAAGGGTTGCAGATTCTGAAATTAAATAGCCTGATGTAAACATAAGGGCACCCGCGCTGAAGAATGTTCCTGTTCCAAGAATAAGTACTAGCGCAAGGAGCCCTTTATTCTCGCTCAAATAGGGGCGAATCCATGAATTTTTCATAATCGCTAGCGGGGATAATGTCTTTTTCATTTAATCGCCTCCATCTTGCCGCTTTGTATCTGTACTAATTGATAATAATGTCCACGCTGCGCCATTAAGTCCTCGTGTGTTCCTGTCTCTACAATTTTTCCTTTGTCCAATACGATAATTTGGTCCATATCCTTCATCCAATGAAGTCTGTGAGTAGCAAAGAATACGAGGTGGTCATCAAAGAGTGGCAGCATATTGGCCTTTAATTCATACTCTGTTTCAATGTCTAAGTGAGCCGTTGGTTCATCGAAAAGGAGAATCTTACGGCTTGTGTCAAGGAAAGCGCGGGCTAGGGCAATCCGTTGTTCCTGACCGCCGCTGAGCATGCGTGCTCCTTCGCCGATTTTCTCTTCTAGACCATTTGGCAGGGAATCAATGATTTCCCGAAGTCCTGCCTGATTGATGGCGGACTGTAAAGCTTCCTCGCTTGCTCCCGGCGTATAGAAGAGAATATTATTCCGCACTGTGTCATTGAACAGATAAGGGTGCTGCGGAATATAGAGAATCTGCTCCTGCCAGGAAGAATCATGGAAACCGCCCATAGTCTCTCCATTCCGATTCACTGTACAGCTGCTTGGAGCGAGGAAACCGCCTAGAACATCAATGAAGGTTGACTTGCCGGCACCGCTTGCTCCAATGATGCCAATCTTCCCATAGCCCTTCCAGGAATAGGAGATATTTTGAAGAGATGGGCGGCTTGCTTCTTCATGAACGACCGTCAAATCAGTGAAGGATAGGATATCTGCAGATGACCAGGAAGAAGCACTTTTCGTATCTTGCTCCTTCACCTCGGTCGGAATCGCCAATATATGTCCGATGGCTCCCATGCTGTTTTTGCCGTCTAGGGTGGCATGGTAGTCTGTTCCGAAATCTCGGATAGGCAGGAAATATTCCGGTGCCAAAATCAGGATGGTCAGTGCAGGTCCCAGCAAAATCGCACCTTCCATTAGATTTAAACCAAGGAACAGGGCAACAATCGCAATGGATAGGGAGGTGAAGAAATCAAGGGCAAAGGTAGACAGGAAGGCGACACGTAAAGTACTCATCGTTGCTTTGCGATATCGTTCACTGACTGTTCCGATATTCTTGTCGTAATCCTTGCTCAAGCCGAGAAGCTTCAGCGTTTCAAGTCCTCTTAATGAATCAACGAAGTGATTGGAGAGAACCTGATAGGATTCATACTGTTTATCCGCCTTCCTCTTCGCGGCAATTCCGAGCATGGCCATGAAGAAGAACAGGATTGGAAGTACAAGAATGACAATACCAGCGGAGGAGGGGTTTAATGTGAACATATAGATGACAATCATCGCGGGTATTAACAGCATATTCATCATTTTAGGAAGAAATAGCTTCAGGTATGTCTCCACTTGAGTGACCCCTTCAAGTGCCATTGTCACCAGGTTCCCTGTTCCTTCCTTCTGTGTGAATTTAGGCCCGAGACTGAAAATCTTATCAAGTAATTCCCGGCGAATGGCCGTTCCGGAATCAGATGCGAAGCGTTCCATCCATTTATCGCGGAAAAAGACCATGACCTGTCTTGCTAAATAAGCAGACGCAAATAAAAGGAAGGGAAGGAACTGATCGCTCAGTTTCTCCCCGTTGAAAAGATTCGTGATTGCACGCGAAAGCATAACGGCTTGCATAATGATGGCAGCTCCCTGCAGGAGGGAGAGGGCAAAGAGGAAGACGAATGTCCCTTTAATGCCCTTTAAGTTAAGAATGTCTCTTGTAATCATTCATGACCCACCGGTTCAGAATCAGAAACCCGCTTTCTGAATACATAATAGCTCCAAATTTGATAGCCAAGCACGAATGGCAGCAGCGTAAGGGAAACGATTGTCATGACCTTAAGCGTATAAGGGCTGCTGGATGCATTTATGATGGTCAAGTTGAAGTCAGAACTGATTGAGCTGATCATAACACGCGGGAACAGCCCGACAAACAGCATTGTGACTGTGAATAGAATGGTGCCTGTTGTCATGGTGAAGGCCCAGCCTTCCATTCTTTTGCCTGTGAAGAAGTAGGCAAAAGCCGTTGTAAGAACAGCACCGAATAAAAATAGCGGTGTAGCAACAGGGCGTGCCTCAAATAGGTCTGTGCTGAAATAAGTCAATACCGCAAAGGCAATCAAGCCAACTAACAAAAGAATGTACATCTTTGTGAGCATTTCCTGCGCACGTTTACGGATTGGTCCTTCTGTCCGCAGTCCGATATACGTAAGGCCATGTACGAAGCAGAGAACAACCATAGCAATGCCGCCAACGATGGAGTACAGATTAAAGTAATCGGTGAAACCGGCATACATATTGGCGGAAGCGTCGATTGGCATGCCGCGCACTAAGCTTGTGAATAAGACACCTAGCACAAAGGCAGGGACAATGCTTCCGATGAAAATCATCCAATCCCATAAATTCGTCCATTTTGTATGAACCTTATGGCGGAATTCAAACGCTACTCCCCGGACAATCAAGGCGAGAAGGAATAATACAAATGGCAGGTAATACCCGCTGAACATTGTCGCATACCATTCAGGGAATGCGGCGAAAATGGCACCTCCGGCTGTGATAAGCCATACCTCATTGGCATCCCAGAAAGGACCGATTGTTGTCACAAGCTGGTCACGCTCTCTTTGGTCACGGGCTAGGAAGCGAGTTGACATCCCAACCCCGAAGTCAAATCCTTCGAGAATGAAGAAACCAATAAACAAAACCGCTACAAGTAAGAACCATAACTCATTTAAGCTCATTGTCCAAAGGCCTCCTTATTAAATAAATCTACATCCGGTTTTTCCGGAGCATCCTTCTGAGGTCCTTTTTTGACCTGTTTCACAATCAAGGTAATTAAGACAACCGCAAGAATGGTATAAGCCCCAAGGAAGGCGATGATAGAAATCCATAAATCCGTTGCCGTGACATTCGGTGAAACAGACTGGGCTGTCGTAAATAATCCCATAACTGTCCATGGCTGGCGGCCAATCTCAGTCATGATCCAGCCGGCAGTATTGGCAATGAACGGCAAGCAGATGGCTCCAAGCATGATTTTCAAGTACCAGGCATTCTCCATCAGGGTTTTTCTCTTAATTAAGAACAATCCAATCAAGGATAGAAGAATCATGATTCCCCCGCCAAAGGTCATAATGCGGAAGCTCCAATAGACAGGCTCTACAGGCGGGATATAATCTCCTTCGCCGTATAGTTCCGTATATTGCTCTTGAAGTGTGTTCATTCCTTCAATCGATCCGGAGAAGCTATTATAAGATAGGAGACTTAATAAATAAGGTATTTCAACAGACCAATTATTCGTCTTATTCTCTTCGTCAATATCAGCGATTAAGGACCAGCTGGCCGGGTCACCGCTGTCCTCCCATAATCCTTCACTCGCTGCCATTTTCATAGGCTGAGAGGAAACCAGATGCTGTGCCTGCCAGTGACCAGTAAAGGCAATGCCAAGTCCGGCAACAATGCCAAGAACGGTAGCAATGGTAAAAGAACGTTTGAATAATTCGATATCCTTCTTCTTCATGAGCTTGTAGGCACTGATACCGCCGACCACAAATGCCCCGGTCGCGAAAGCACCGAAAATCGTGTGAGGGAATTCTACGAGCAATTGTGGATTTGTCAAAAAGGCCCAAATATCCACTAATGTTGCTTTGCCTTCAACGACAGCGATTCCAACAGGCTCCTGCATGAAGGAGTTCGCAGCCAGAATCCATAGGGCAGAGAGCATCGTGCCAATGGATACAAGCCAGATGGAGAGAAGATGAACCCATCTTGGCAGACGATTACGTCCGAACATCCAAACTCCAATAAAGGTCGATTCCATGAAGAAGGCTAAGAGTGCTTCAATGGCGAGAGGTACACCAAATACATCACCGACAAATCGAGAATATTCGGACCAGTTCATCCCAAATTGGAATTCCTGGATAATTCCTGTTACAACACCGACCGCAAAGGCGATGAGGAAGATGTTTCCCCAGAATTTCGCCATGTCTAGGTAGATTTCTTTCTTCTTAAAGAAATACATTGTTTCCATAATGGCTACCAAGAAGACGAGCCCGATAGAAAGCGGCACGAAAAGGAAATGATAGATCGTCGTAGCAGCATATTGGAAACGAGCTAAATCAAGAATTTCCATAAAATCATTCACACCTTTCAAAATTAACTATGTAATGTTCATGTGTTCACAATATCTTCAAAAAAAAACCAATGTATACGAAGAGAAGGATGATGAATAAAGAAATAGTTTCTTTTATATATATTGTGGACAATGGAAGATAAGGAATAAGTTATTATATTAAATAATAACTTGTTATCTATATGTATTTTAGTCGGATGATTAGAAAATTACTAGAGAAGGACATGAATAAATAATGGTAAATTTGTGACAGGATGCAAATTTGTCACAAATCAAAATATTGGTGTTCAGACACCCATAAAGTGAATATTTGTCTAAATTTTGTCCGTCTATAGTCATGGTCTTTTTTCTGCATGTATGTCTATTCACACAGATATCCTAGAAAGGATATTAGATGGGAAGCTATAAGAGGAAATGAAGTTATCATGCAGCCTTTTATTATGCAAGAATTATATTTAGGTATGAAAAAAGCAAAGACACAGACTCCGTGTTCTTTGCTTTCATCCAGGTTTAGTTATACATGAACTAATTTAAAGCCTTTTTCCTTACAAGCATATCGAATCGCTTGGCGGAAGGTCGCAAATGTTTCTGTTGGAATCGATGTGCCTTGTCCAATAATCTGTTGCACGAACTTAGCTGAAAGTCCAGAATAGATCACTGTTGTTCCAAT includes:
- a CDS encoding cation diffusion facilitator family transporter; its protein translation is MRELFTMLKKGNVSAFMAAIVNFIISVIKGTAYIFTGNVALFAETLHSLGDAANQFFVFIGSALSKKAPTGRFPNGFGRLVNLVLLGAVLIVGIMSYETIKEGYLHIIDPTESSYFLVSLGVLFISVVLESFVLLKAMREIMHETGEEVQGISYIYKSFSRFKDAKPATRLVFLEDLVATSGGLLAIIAIIISHYTPFHAAEGLASIMIGLLMLIVVGKVFLDNAAGALGEADEVMEQYIGDKVINEQGIRDVQDVVVIKEGEDFHVEVSVEIDPSMTVAEMDDIKDRLKEKLLQEKGVVDVLVDFDEDDGVRTWKKSSKPLEEIYEK
- a CDS encoding oxidoreductase — its product is MGKKKKALIIGATGLVGNELLHRLLDSDLYGHVTALVRRPMGLANPKLHERIIDFDNMESMASEFAVDEVFCCLGTTIKKAGSKEAFRKVDYEYPLKAAELAKAQGVSQYLVISAIGANPETKVFYSRVKGELESALITLQFDSLQLIHPSLLLGKRDEFRTAEALSGWLSPVFSPLLRGRLARFKPIKAEEVAAAMVQIAADSEKGTNIYEWPELHEAAKRNP
- a CDS encoding cytochrome ubiquinol oxidase subunit I, translated to MEILDLARFQYAATTIYHFLFVPLSIGLVFLVAIMETMYFFKKKEIYLDMAKFWGNIFLIAFAVGVVTGIIQEFQFGMNWSEYSRFVGDVFGVPLAIEALLAFFMESTFIGVWMFGRNRLPRWVHLLSIWLVSIGTMLSALWILAANSFMQEPVGIAVVEGKATLVDIWAFLTNPQLLVEFPHTIFGAFATGAFVVGGISAYKLMKKKDIELFKRSFTIATVLGIVAGLGIAFTGHWQAQHLVSSQPMKMAASEGLWEDSGDPASWSLIADIDEENKTNNWSVEIPYLLSLLSYNSFSGSIEGMNTLQEQYTELYGEGDYIPPVEPVYWSFRIMTFGGGIMILLSLIGLFLIKRKTLMENAWYLKIMLGAICLPFIANTAGWIMTEIGRQPWTVMGLFTTAQSVSPNVTATDLWISIIAFLGAYTILAVVLITLIVKQVKKGPQKDAPEKPDVDLFNKEAFGQ
- the cydC gene encoding thiol reductant ABC exporter subunit CydC; its protein translation is MKKTLSPLAIMKNSWIRPYLSENKGLLALVLILGTGTFFSAGALMFTSGYLISESATLPENILLVYVPIVLVRLFGVSRPAFRYAERLSGHSMVLKILSRMRVRLYKALEPNALDFRSRFKTGDLLGVLADDIEHLQDVYIKTIFPAVISVLLYVMIVLGLGYFSIPFALFMLLLLFVLVILFPLVSLLATHARHAKMKDARNGLYQLLTDAVMGAGDWMISGRQADFIQRYEQDERKMDEIEAQLTKFQRSRNLLFHLVILIIIIGMACWISLSVEAGRFEPSWIAAFVLVVFPLIDAFAPLSDAVSQIPSYQSSLDRMNALQEQKPAETHDQVKSSTLKEANSLPIQFHDVTFSYDNGALPVLRNLSLFIQAGEKVALLGKSGTGKSTLAKLILAAYAPQKGIITLGGQPVNELGDLSSVVSVLQQKPHLFDTTVMNNIRLGNPGATDEEVIEAAKQVHIHDYISSLPKGYETRMHELGSRFSGGERQRIALARILLQNTPIVILDEPTVGLDALTERQLLKTIFDTLRAKTIIWITHHLAGAESMDRILFLEDGTISMDGSHTELMQTNETYQSLYRLDMPEL
- the cydD gene encoding thiol reductant ABC exporter subunit CydD, translated to MTRDILNLKGIKGTFVFLFALSLLQGAAIIMQAVMLSRAITNLFNGEKLSDQFLPFLLFASAYLARQVMVFFRDKWMERFASDSGTAIRRELLDKIFSLGPKFTQKEGTGNLVTMALEGVTQVETYLKLFLPKMMNMLLIPAMIVIYMFTLNPSSAGIVILVLPILFFFMAMLGIAAKRKADKQYESYQVLSNHFVDSLRGLETLKLLGLSKDYDKNIGTVSERYRKATMSTLRVAFLSTFALDFFTSLSIAIVALFLGLNLMEGAILLGPALTILILAPEYFLPIRDFGTDYHATLDGKNSMGAIGHILAIPTEVKEQDTKSASSWSSADILSFTDLTVVHEEASRPSLQNISYSWKGYGKIGIIGASGAGKSTFIDVLGGFLAPSSCTVNRNGETMGGFHDSSWQEQILYIPQHPYLFNDTVRNNILFYTPGASEEALQSAINQAGLREIIDSLPNGLEEKIGEGARMLSGGQEQRIALARAFLDTSRKILLFDEPTAHLDIETEYELKANMLPLFDDHLVFFATHRLHWMKDMDQIIVLDKGKIVETGTHEDLMAQRGHYYQLVQIQSGKMEAIK
- the cydB gene encoding cytochrome d ubiquinol oxidase subunit II; the protein is MSLNELWFLLVAVLFIGFFILEGFDFGVGMSTRFLARDQRERDQLVTTIGPFWDANEVWLITAGGAIFAAFPEWYATMFSGYYLPFVLFLLALIVRGVAFEFRHKVHTKWTNLWDWMIFIGSIVPAFVLGVLFTSLVRGMPIDASANMYAGFTDYFNLYSIVGGIAMVVLCFVHGLTYIGLRTEGPIRKRAQEMLTKMYILLLVGLIAFAVLTYFSTDLFEARPVATPLFLFGAVLTTAFAYFFTGKRMEGWAFTMTTGTILFTVTMLFVGLFPRVMISSISSDFNLTIINASSSPYTLKVMTIVSLTLLPFVLGYQIWSYYVFRKRVSDSEPVGHE